GAACGCCAGCTTCAGCTTCGTGCCGACGCCGTCCGTGCCCGATACGAGCACCGGCTCCTTGTACTTCTTCGGCACTTCGAACAGCGCGCCGAACCCACCGATGCCGCCCAGCACGCCGTCGCGCAGCGTCTTCTTGGCAAAGGGCTTGATCGCGTCGACAAGGGCGTCGCCCGCGTCGATGTCCACGCCCGCGTCGCGATACGACAAACCTTGGGCCGAATCAGGGGAATTCGGGGCGGATTTCGGTTGATTCATGGGGGAGGAGCTCGAAGGTCGGTAAAATGCGATTTTACCCGATGCCGGCCGCACGGCTGGAATTTGAGACGCCGACACGACACCTGGGAAACCCGCTTTGCAGCAAAACAGTCCGATCCTCACGCCGTATCAGCGCCGCGCCTTTATCTGGCTTGCCATTGCGCTTGCCGTCGGCATTCTGCTGTGGCTGTTGAGCCCCGTGCTCACACCGTTCCTGCTCGGCGCGATCCTCGCCTATATCCTGCAGCCCGGCGTCGCATGGATGACCCGCCGACGCGTTCCGCGCGGCATCGCCGCGCTGCTGATGATCCTGTTCTTCGCCTTGATCGTCACGCTGCTGGGGCTGCTCGTGCTGGGCGTCATCCAGAAGGAAGTGCCGCAACTCAAGCAGCAGGTGCCCTCGTTCTTCTCGCATCTGCACGGCTGGCTGCAGCCCAAGCTGGCGTTGCTGGGTATCATCGATCCGCTCGATTTCGCGAGCATCCGCGACGTGGTGATGGGTCAGCTCGAAGGCAGCGCGCAGACGGTCGTGCTGTATGCGTGGACCTCGATCCGCACCAGTTCGAACGTGATGATCACGGTGGTCGGCAACGTCGTGATGGTGCCGCTCGTGCTGTTCTATCTGCTGTACGACTGGAACGCGATGCTCGCGCGTCTTCGCGGCTTCATCCCGCGCCGCTTTTTCGCGAAGACGATTCATCTCGCGCGCGACATGGATCACATGCTGTCGCAATATCTGCGCGGCCAGTTGCTCGTGATGGGCGTGCTCGCCGTCTTCTATGCGGCTGCGCTGTATATCGCCGGGTTCGAGATCGCGCTGCCCGTGGGCATCTTCACGGGGCTCGCCGTGTTCATTCCGTATATCGGCTTCGCGACGGGCCTCGCGCTCGCGCTCCTCGCCGCGCTGCTGCAATTCGGCGACTGGTACGGGTTCGGCGCCGTCGCGGTGATCTACGGCATCGGTCAGATACTCGAAAGTTTTTTCCTGACGCCGCGGCTGGTCGGAGAACGGATCGGCCTGCATCCGCTCGCAGTAATCTTCGCGCTGCTCGCGTTCGGCCAGTTGTTCGGCTTTTTCGGCGTGCTGCTCGCGCTGCCCGTCAGCGCGATACTGTCTGTCGCATTCCGCGAGTTGCGGCAGAGTTATCTGTCCAGTTCGCTTTACAAGAACTGATCGCTTATCGGTTCGCATATCGGTCATTAACGGCTTATCTATTGTGTCGCGCCAATTGACGCTCGATCTCGGCACCCCGCCGCCATCGACATTCGACAACTTCTTCGCCGGCGCCAATGCCGAGCTGGTCACGCGCCTGCGCGAGCTGGACGTGGCGCTCGCGGCCGGCCCGGTCGCGGACCGCACGTTCTACGTCTGGGGCGAGACGGGCAGCGGCCGCACGCATCTGCTGGAGGCGCTCGTGCATGAAGCGCCGCCGGGCCACGCGCGCTACGCCGGCCCGCAGAGCAGCCTCGCGGCTTTCGACTTCGACCCTGCCGTCGCGCTGTATGCGGTCGACGACTGTGACCGCCTGTCTGGCGCGCAGCAGATCGCGATGTTCAACCTGTTCAACGAAGTGCGCGCCCATCCGACCAGTGCGCTCGTCGCCGCGGGCAACGCCGCGCCGATGGGCCTCGATGTGCGTGAAGACCTGCGCACGCGGCTCGGCTGGGGCCTCGTGTTCCATGTCGCGCCGCTCGCCGACGATGGCAAGGCGGCCGTTCTGAAGCGCGCGGCGCGCGAGCGCGGCATCAATCTCGCCGACGACGTGCCCGCCTACCTGCTCACCCATTTCCGCCGCGACATGCCGAGCCTGATGGCATTGCTCGACGCACTCGACCGCTTTTCGCTCGAACAAAAGCGTGCCGTCACGCTGCCGCTTTTGCGTACGATGCTCGCATCGCCCGATGGCGCCAGCACTGCGGGCGGCACGGTCGACGCCCCGCGTCGCGCGGCTGCCCAGGCCTCATCATCCGCTTCAAGTAAAATAGTCCCCCATGGCTAACCTCGCTCTCTTCGACCTCGATCACACGCTCATCCCCACCGACAGCGACCACGAATGGGGCCGCTTCATGGTGAAACTCGGTATTGTCGAAGCCGAAAGTTTCGCGCGTGAAAACGATCGCTTCTTTGCCGACTACAAGGCCGGCAAGCTCGACATTCATGCCTATCTGGTCGCGATGCTGACGCCGCTGGCGAAATACCCGCGCTCGCAGCTCAAAACGTGGCACGACCAGTACATGCATGAGGTCATCAAACCCGCCATCGTGCCCGCCGCGATGGAACTGGTGCGCAAGCATCGCGACGCGGGCGACCTGTGCTGCATGGTCACCGCGACCAACGAATTCATCACCGCGCCGATCGCCGAAGTCTTCGGCGTCGAGAAGCTGATCGCGTGCGAAGTGGAGACCATCGACGGTCATCCCGCATCGGACTACACCGGCTACCCGAAAGGCACGCCGAGCTACCGTGAAGGCAAGATCGTGCGCACGGAAGAATGGCTCGCGTCGATCGGTAAAACATGGTCGGACTTCGAACGCAGCTATTTCTACAGCGATTCGCATAACGACATCCCGCTGCTCGAAAAGGTCACCGACCCGATCGCGACCAACCCGGACGACACGCTACGCGCGCATGCTCAGAAGCATGGCTGGCGCATCCTCGAACTCTTTCAACCCTCGTGATCAAGAAACTCATTCGCAAGCTGTTCGGACAGGACGCAGAGCCCGCTGACGAAGTCACGCCGCCCGCAGAAGCAGACGACTACGCCGTCCCGGAAGAGCGCGCGCACACCAGCCGCGCACCCCGTACGTCATCGAAAGGCGGCGCTGCATCGTCGAAGGGCGGTACGCGCCGCAAGCCGGCCTCAGCGGCCGTCCCCGAGCCGGACGCGCCCGTCATCATCTCGTCGGACATTCACGGCATCGACCCGTCGCTGATTTCGCGCAACGCGATCCGCGTGACGGAAGGTCTGCAACAGGGAGGGTTTCGCGCGTTCATCGTCGGCGGCGCCGTGCGCGATCTGCTGCTCGGCATCGCGCCGAAGGACTTCGACGTCGCCACGGACGCCACGCCCGAACAGGTGCAGAAGCTGTTCCGCCGCGCGCGCATCATCGGGCGGCGCTTCCAGATCGTGCACGTGCAGTTCGGCCAGGAAATCATCGAGACATCGACCTTCCGCGCGCTCGTGGACGCCCCGCCCGCTGACGCCGACGCGCCACCGCCGCGCCGCCTGAAGCGCGACGAACTGGACCGACGCACGCATGCCGTCGATGCAAGCGGCCGCGTGCTGCGCGACAACGTCTGGGGCGAGCAGCACGAAGACGCCACGCGCCGCGACTTCACCGTCAACGCGATGTACTACGATCCCGCGACGCAAACCGTGCTCGACTATCACAACGGCATGGCCGATGTGCGCGCACGCTTGCTTCGCATGATCGGCGATCCGGCAACGCGCTATCGCGAAGACCCGGTGCGCATGCTGCGTGTCGTGCGCTTCGCCGCGAAGCTCGATTTCGATATCGACGAAGCGACGCGCGCGCCCATCACCGAACTCGCCGACCTCATCAACAACGTGCCCGCCGCGCGTCTGTTCGACGAGATGCTCAAGCTGCTGCTGTCGGGCCATGCGCTCGCGTGCCTGCAGCGGCTGCGCAAGGAAGGCTTGCATCACGGTCTGTTGCCGCTGCTCGACGTCGTGCTCGAACAGCCGCATGGCGAGAAGTTCATCACGCTCGCGCTGAACAACACCGACGCGCGCGTGCGCGCCGGCAAGCCGGTGTCGCCGGGCTTCCTGTTCGCCACGCTGCTGTGGCACGACATGCAGCAACGCTGGCAGCAGTACGAGGCGAACGGCGAGTTCCCGGTGCCCGCGCTACATCGTGCGATGGACGACGTGCTCGACATGCAGACCGAGAAGCTCGCCATCCACAAGCGCTTCTCGTCGGATATGCGCGAGATCTGGGGCCTGCAGCATCGCCTCGAAAAGCGCTCGGGCCGCAGCGCGCTGAAGTTGCTGGAACACCAAAGATTTAGAGCGGGGTATGATTTCCTCCTGTTGCGCTGCGAATCGGGCGAACTGGATGAGTCGGTCGGTTCGTGGTGGACGGAGTTCATCGAAGGAGACATCGCCGCGCGCGAAGCACTGCTTGCGCAAGGCGGGAAGGACCGGGCGCCCAGAAAACGACGGCGGCGTAGCAACAGCCGAAACCGCAGCAAACAGGGCGACGGAATGGAGGGCGGCACGGCTTCAGGAAACCGCGCAGCAGACGATGCGAGCCACGACAGCCCGCATGAGGACTGACGCATTCCCGGCGCGCGCCGTCGAACGCAAGTTGCAGGAAGTTATGCCATGACGGTTGCCTATCTCGGCCTCGGCGCGAATCTCGGGGACGCGCGCCAGACCCTGAAAGACGCGGTGGTGTGTCTCGCACAACAGCACACCGTCACCGTGCTCGCAAAATCGAGCCTTTATAGAACGGCCCCAATCGACGCAGGCGGCGACGATTACCTTAATCTCGTCGTCAAGCTCGACACCACGCTGCCCGTTCGCCATCTGCTCGCGCTGTGTCACAAGATCGAGCATCATTTCGGCCGTGAGCGTCCCTTTCGCAACGCGCCGCGCACGCTCGATCTCGACATCCTGCTGTTTGGCGAGCACGCCATCGACGAACCGGATCTGATCGTCCCGCATCCGCGCATGACGGAGCGTGCGTTCGTGCTCGTGCCGCTCGTCGAAATCGAACCCGCGCTGATCATTCCGCAACGCGGCCGCGCCGATGCATTTCTTGCAGCCGTCGCCGATCAGCGCATCGAAAAAATGAAATCTCCTTGCCAGTGCGTCGCACCCAACCCGGCCGATGCGATCCGCACGGATGACACCAGGAACGATACGCCCAAGGGCGGCTGCCCATGAACTCCCTACCGATGTCCGCCCCGCCGCTCACCGTTACGGCGCCACACTTGCGTCCGCCGCACGGCTATCTGACGATCGAAGGGCCGATCGGCGTCGGCAAGACGTCGCTTGCGCGCCGGCTCGCGCAACGCTGGTCGATGCACGAGTTGTTCGAGCGTCCGCAGGACAACCCGTTTCTCGAGCGCTTCTATCGCGACACGTCGCGCTATGCACTGCCCGCACAGCTGAGCTTCGCGCTGCAGCGCGCGCAGCAGGTGCAGGACATCAGCGCGCTGCGCACATCAGGCACGCCGCTCATCACCGATTTCATGACGCAGAAGAACGACATCTTCGCGCGTCTGACGTTACAGGACGACGAGTACCCGCTGTATCGCGCGCTCGCGGCGAAGCTGGATGTGCCTGGTCCGTCGCCGGATCTGATCATCTATCTGCAGGCGAGTCCCGAAGTGCTGTTCTCGCGCATTCAGAAGCGCGCGGTGCCGATGGAACTGCAGATTTCGGATGCATACCTGCGCTCGCTGTGCGACGCGTACAACGACTTCTTCTATCACTACGACGGCGCGCCCGTTCTCACGGTGAGCGCCGAACACCTGAATCCGCTCGAATCCGACGCTGACCTTGCTTTGCTCGTCGAACGCATCGAAACGATGCGCGGGCGCAAGGAATTCTTTGTCAAAGGCGGCACGCTATAGCGTCTGGCTGTAGCGTGTTGCCGCGTTCCCAATGGATCACCCATGACCTACTTGCAGGAGACGAGCCGCAGCGCCGTCACCGTCCCGAAACTCCAGGCGATGCGCGAAGCCGGTGACAAGATCGTGATGCTCACGTGCTACGACGCGAGCTTCGCGGCGCTGCTCGATCGCGCGGGTGTCGATTCGCTGCTGATCGGCGATTCGCTCGGCAACGTGCTGCAAGGCCAGAGCACGACACTGCCCGTCACGATCGACGAAATCGCCTATCACACGACCTGTGTCGCGCGCGCGAAGCCGTCGGCGCTGATCGTCGCCGACATGCCGTTCGGCACCTATGGCACGCCCGCCGACGCGTTCACGAACGCGGTCAAGCTGATGCAGGCAGGCGCGCAGATGGTGAAGCTCGAAGGCGGCGAATGGCTCGCGGACACGGTGCGCTTTCTGGTCGAGCGCGCGGTGCCCGTGTGCGGACACGTCGGGCTCACGCCGCAATCGGTGCACGCGTTCGGCGGCTTCAAGGTGCAAGGCAAGACGGAAGCGGGCGCGGCCCAGTTGCTGCGCGATTCGCGCGCGATGCAGGACGCGGGCGCGCAACTGCTGGTAATGGAAGCGATGCCGACGCTGCTCGCCGCCGAAGTCACGAAACAGTTGCGCATTCCGACGATCGGCATCGGCGCGGGCGTCGAGTGTTCGGGTCAGGTGCTGGTGCTGCACGACATGCTGGGCATTTTCCCCGGCAAGCGCCCGCGTTTCGTGAAAGATTTCATGCAGGGGCAGCCGAGCATTCTCGCCGCCGTCGAAGCGTACGTGCGGGCCGTCAAGGACGGTACGTTCCCGGGCCCTGAGCACACGTTCTGATTGATTCCGGCGGCGCTTCGATGCGCCGCTTTTTCATTGTGAATATGTGCGGAGCCGCGCAAACACTTTAAGACCGGTCCGATTCGACCTGCAATCGGTGTCGCCTATCTTCGTTCTCCTTTCAACGCGCTCAGCGCGCGCCAACGGAGATACGAACATGAGCCCCTCCTGCCTGATCGACGTCACGCGCATCCGTGACCACGGCAATCATCCCCACGAATACGACGCCACCTGGCATGCGCGCCTCGCCGCGTGGATCGGTCGCCTGTTTCACCGGCATCACATCTGATGCGCGTTCCTTCTACGTTGCCGGCTAAACCATTCAAACAATAATCCGCGCCGGCAACGCCCCACGCAGCGCATTGCAGAGTAGCAGCGCTTGCGCATTCAACACATCTTCCCGAGTCAGCACCCGTTCGCCGGCTTGCATGTCGGGATCGTCCAGCAGCACACCACGCATCACGCCCGGCAACACGCCCGACGACAACGGCGGCGTCCACCAGCGGCCATCCAGCATCACGAAAATGTTTGACCGGCCGCCCTCGGTCAGCTCGCCGCGTTCGTTGAAGAACAACGTGTCGAACGCATCGTGCGATTCGGCTTCGCGCCAGCCACGATCGTATTCCGCGCGCCGCGTTGTCTTGTGCAGCAGCAGCGGATCGGTTGCCTGCATCGTCGCGAAACCGTGATCGGGGCCGAGCAGCACGCCGACCACGTCTTCCGTCAGCGGCACGAGCGGCGCAAACGTGATTTCCGCCGCGCCAGCCTTGTCCAGCGTCAGCCGCATCCGGTGCGGCGTGGCGTTGCGCAGCGCCGCGCATTGCGCGACGAGCTGCGCGCGCACGCTCTCTTCGTCAAACGCGAAGCCTAGCCACCGGGCACTATGGCCAAGCCGCGCGAGATGCCGGTCGAAATGCCGCGCGCCGCCTTCACGCGTCGCATACATCGTTTCGAATAGCTGGAAGCCCGGGTCGGCTTCCGTCAGGAAACGCGCTTTCAATTTGCACTCCGCGTATTCGTCCTGCGCCACGCTATCGAGCACGATGCCCGCGCCGATGCCCATTTCGCCATGCCGTGCGCCGTCCGGTGTGACGGCGCCGAGCGTCAGCGTGCGGATCGCCACCGACAGACAAAAATCGCCGCACTGCTTGCCGACTGTCTCGCCGAGATCTGGCTGCGCGTCGAGCCAGCCGATTGCGCCCGTGTACAGCCCGCGCGGCGTGGACTCGAGTTGCTCGATCAACTGCATGGTCTTGTGCTTGGGCGCGCCCGTGATCGAGCCGCACGGAAACAGCGCGCGCAGCACCTCGGCAAACGACGTGCGCGGCTGCAACGTCGCCGTCACGGTCGACGTCATCTGCCACAACGACTGATACGGCTCGATCGAAAACAGCGCGGGCGTTTTCACCGTGCCGGTTTCCGCGATCCGCGACAGATCGTTGCGCAGCAGATCGACGATCATCACGTTTTCCGCGCGGTTCTTCGGGTCGCTGGCAAGGAACTCGGCAGCCGCGCGATCCTGCTGCGCGTCCGACGAACGCGGCGCGGTGCCCTTCATTGGCCGTGTGCGCAGCGAAGCGCCCTTCTTCTCGACGAACAGCTCCGGCGAGCACGACACGACCCAGCGGTCGTCGGGCAATGCGATCAGCGCGCCGTAGTGAACCGACTGCCGCGCGCGCAGCCGCCGGAATAGCGCGGCGGGCGTGCCGAACACGTCGAAATATAGCCGGTAGGTGTAGTTGATCTGATAGGAGTCGCCGGCGCGCAGCGCGTCGTGAATCGCGCCGATGGCCTGCGTGAACTGCGTTTCGTCGACGCTCGCATGAACGCCGCCGATGCCCGCCACAGAAGGCTCGACGGCCGCGCTGTCGTAGAGCGCGAGCCATGTGTCGACCTCGTCGCGCGACATCTTCCGGCACGTCTCGAACAATAAAAAACGCAGCGTGCCACTCGCACGCTGCGTCTTCTGCTGCAAAGCCTGTCCAAATTCGTAGTCGGCCAGCACGACGGCGAACAGCCCGCTATCGATATCAGCCGAAGCCGCCTCGCAGACGGCGTCCAGCTGCGCGCGGTCGGTGCAAACGTGCTCGCGACGAAACCCCGTGTACAGCCGGCTCGAACAGCGACTCGTAGTCGAGTCGCAGTCGTCCAGCAACGCGAACACGGAGCTTCCTTCGTGAGCCGCTGTTTCCTGAGCCGCCATGCATGCCGCCAACTTCAGAACGCGTTAATCGAAAAAGCTCTTGACGCGGTCGAACCAGCTTTTGCTCTGCGGGCTATGACGCGCGCCGCCTTCCACAAGCGACTTCTCGAACTGCTGCAGCAGGTCGCGCTGCGAATCCGTGAGCTTGACGGGCGTTTCCACCTGAACATGCACGTATAGATCACCCGCGATGCTCGAACGCAAACCCTTGATGCCCTTGCCGCGCAACCGGAACGTCTTGCCCGACTGCGTGCCTTCCGGCACTGTAAAGCTCGCGCGGCCAGCAAGCGTCGGCACTTCGATCTCGCCGCCCAGCGCCGCCTTCGTGAACGGAATCGGCATCTGGCAATGCAGATCGTCGCCGTCGCGCTCGAATACAGCGTGCGCCTTGATGTGAATCTCGACGTACAGGTCGCCCGACGGACCGCCGTTGATGCCCGGCTCGCCGTTGCCAGCCGAACGGATGCGCATGCCGTCGTCGATGCCCGCCGGAATCTTCACTTCCAGCGTCTTGGTTTCCTTGGTCTTGCCCGCGCCGTGGCAGTGCGTGCAAGGCTCGGGGATGTAGGTGCCCGTGCCGTGACACTTCGGACACGTCTGCTGGATGCTGAAGAAGCCTTGCGACATCCGCACCGCGCCCGAGCCGTTACAGGTCGGACAGGTTTCCGGCTTCGTGCCCGGCTTGGCGCCCGAACCGTGACAGATTTCACACGACGCCCAGCTCGGCACGCGGATCTGCGTGTCGTAGCCGTGCGCAGCCTGCTCGAGCGTGATTTCCATGCTGTAGCGCAGATCGGCGCCGCGATACACCTGCGGGCCGCCGCGGCCGCCGCGGCCACCGGCTGCTGCCTGGCCGAAGATGTCGCCGAAGATGTCGCCGAATGCATCGGCAAAACCGCCGAAACCCTGGGCGCCCGCACCCGCCATGTTCGGATCGACGCCAGCGTGGCCGTACTGGTCGTACGCTGCACGCTTTTGCGAATCCGACAGCATTTCATAGGCTTCCTTCACCTCTTTGAAATGCTCTTCCGCATCCTTGTTGCCCGGATTGCGGTCAGGGTGGTGCTTCATCGCGAGCTTGCGATAAGCCTTCTTGATTTCGTCGTCGCTCGCGTTCTTTGCAACGCCCAGAATCTCGTAGTAATCCCGTTTCGCCATATCGGTTCAACGCCATCCGCGCAGTGCGGCGCGGCGGCTCCTCTTGAATGCTGGAGTCTCGCGACTCGTAAGGCTCTGGCCTCGACCGCAATTACGGGTCAAAAGCCGCGCCCTCCATAAAACAAATGTGCCCGGAGAGCCGAAAGGCTCGCCAGGCGCGTGATCGGTTCAGACGCCGTGGAGGCGCTCAACCCTTTGCAGCCGGGCTGCGCACGGATGACATGCGCAGCCTTGCGGTCAGATAGCAACCCGGCTTAGTCCTTCTTCACTTCCTTGAACTCGGCGTCGACGACGTCGTCGGCCTGCTGGCTTTGGCCCGCTGCCGCTGCTTCCGCACCGGCTGCGCCCGCACCTGCCGCGCCCGCTGCACCTTGCGCCTGCATGTCGGCGTACATCTTTTCGCCGAGCTTCTGCGACGCCGTTGCAACCGTCTCGATCTTGGCTTCGATCGCTGCCTTGTCGCTCGAGCCGCTCTTCAGCGTTTCTTCGAGATCCTTCAGCGCGGCTTCGATCTTTTCCTTCTCGCCCGCGTCCAGCTTGTCGCCGTACTCGGTGAGCGCCTTCTTCGTGCTGTGGACCAGCGCATCGCCCTGGTTGCGGGCGTCGGCCAGTTCACGCAGCTTGTGATCTTCTTCCGCGTTCGCTTCCGCGTCCTTCACCATCTTTTCGATTTCGGCTTCCGACAGACCCGAGTTCGCCTTGATCGTGATGCGGTTTTCCTTGCCCGTCGCCTTGTCCTTCGCGCCGACGTGCAGAATGCCGTTCGCGTCGATGTCGAAGCTCACTTCGATCTGCGGCACGCCGCGCGGTGCGGGCGGAATGCCTTCCAGGTTGAACTCGCCCAGCAGCTTGTTACCCGCCGCCATTTCGCGCTCGCCCTGGAACACCTTGATCGTCACGGCGCCCTGATTGTCGTCCGCCGTCGAATACACCTGGGCGTGCTTGGTCGGGATCGTGGTGTTCTTGTTGATCATCTTCGTCATCACGCCGCCGAGCGTTTCAATGCCCAGCGACAGCGGCGTCACGTCCAGCAGCAGCACGTCCTTGCGGTCGCCCGACAGCACCTGGCCTTGAATCGCCGCGCCGACAGCAACGGCTTCGTCCGGGTTCACGTCGCGGCGCGGGTCCTTGCCGAAGAACTCCTTGACCTTCTCCTGCACCTTCGGCATACGCGTCTGGCCGCCGACGAGAATCACGTCGTCGATTTCGCCGACCTTCACGCCCGCATCCTTGATCGCGACGCGGCACGGCTCGATGGTGCGCTCGATCAGGTCTTCGACCAGCGCTTCCAGCTTGGCGCGCGTGATCTTCAGGTTCAAGTGCTTCGGACCCGATGCGTCCGCCGTGATGTACGGCAGGTTGATTTCCGTCTGCTGACCCGACGACAGTTCGATCTTCGCCTTTTCAGCCGCTTCCTTCAGGCGTTGCAGCGCGAGCACGTCCTTCGACAGATCGACGCCTTGCTCTTTCTTGAACTCGCCGATGATGTAGTCGATGATGCGCTGGTCGAAGTCTTCACCGCCGAGGAACGTGTCGCCGTTCGTCGACAGCACTTCGAACTGCATTTCGCCGTCCACGTCCGCGATTTCGATGATCGAGATGTCGAACGTGCCGCCGCCCAGGTCGAACACCGCGATCTTGCGGTCGCCCTTTTCAGCCTTGTCCAGACCGAACGCGAGCGCAGCCGCCGTCGGTTCGTTGATGATCCGCTTCACGTCCAGACCGGCGATGCGGCCTGCGTCCTTCGTAGCCTGACGCTGGCTGTCGTTGAAGTACGCCGGGACCGTGATGACGGCTTCCGTGACCGTCTCGCCGAGATAGTCTTCGGCCGTTTTCTTCATCTTGCGCAGCACTTCGGCGGAAATCTGCGACGGCGCGAGCTTTTGCCCATGCGCTTCGACCCAGGCGTCGCCGTTGTCGTGCTTAACGATCTTGTAGGGCATCAGGCCGATGTCCTTCTGCACTTCTTTTTCTTCGAAGCGGCGGCCGATCAGGCGCTTGACCGCGTACAGCGTGTTCTTCGGGTTGGTAACCGATTGACGCTTGGCAGGCGCGCCGACCAGGACTTCGTTGTCGTCCATGTAAGCGATGATCGACGGCGTGGTGCGTGCACCTTCCGAATTCTCGATCACCTTGACCTGATTGCCTTCCATCAGCGCCACGCACGAATTGGTGGTGCCGAGGTCGATGCCGATGATTTTGCCCATTTTTACTAATCTCCTGACTTTGATCGCTGCGGGCATCGCTGGCTGACCCATCCGGCCACCGGGCGTCCCGCCCCTGAATTTCATCCTGCACTCAACATAAGTGCAGTCGCATCGTTTTCAAGACCCTTAATGCGATACGGTCATTAAATTTTTTCAATCGGCCTAGGCGCCGATTGGACCCGCTCACCCTGCGCCCGCCGCCCCTGCTCCGGGCGGGTCTACGCTGGCCGCGCGGATTTTCTCACGCGCCGCGGCGACTGCCGCTTCGAATTGCGCCAGTCCATGCCAGCCCGTCGCCCGCCCGAGGCGCTTGCCCCGGTGAAAGAAGAACCACGTCGGCACGCCATGCAGCACAAAGCGCCGGCCCAGTTCGCGATGCTCGTACACATTGCTGTGAAACCAGCGCAGGCCGAGCGCACGGATCGCGTCCGGCTGCGCGAGCATCGCCTTCTTTGCGATTTCGCAGTTGAAGCAGTCCAGCCCCCAGAAGAACACCACGGCCAGATCGTCGCCCGCCGACTGGATGCCGGCATCGAAGGTATCGGCCGTGAGTGCCTGCATGTCGAAGACCGCGAACGCGGTGCTGTCGACGGGAATGCTGGCCATTACGATACGAGCGCCGCTTACTTCGGGGCCGCGACCGTGACCAGCGCCGGACGCAGCACGCGGTCGGCGAT
The DNA window shown above is from Paraburkholderia sp. PGU19 and carries:
- the pabB gene encoding aminodeoxychorismate synthase component I, whose amino-acid sequence is MAAQETAAHEGSSVFALLDDCDSTTSRCSSRLYTGFRREHVCTDRAQLDAVCEAASADIDSGLFAVVLADYEFGQALQQKTQRASGTLRFLLFETCRKMSRDEVDTWLALYDSAAVEPSVAGIGGVHASVDETQFTQAIGAIHDALRAGDSYQINYTYRLYFDVFGTPAALFRRLRARQSVHYGALIALPDDRWVVSCSPELFVEKKGASLRTRPMKGTAPRSSDAQQDRAAAEFLASDPKNRAENVMIVDLLRNDLSRIAETGTVKTPALFSIEPYQSLWQMTSTVTATLQPRTSFAEVLRALFPCGSITGAPKHKTMQLIEQLESTPRGLYTGAIGWLDAQPDLGETVGKQCGDFCLSVAIRTLTLGAVTPDGARHGEMGIGAGIVLDSVAQDEYAECKLKARFLTEADPGFQLFETMYATREGGARHFDRHLARLGHSARWLGFAFDEESVRAQLVAQCAALRNATPHRMRLTLDKAGAAEITFAPLVPLTEDVVGVLLGPDHGFATMQATDPLLLHKTTRRAEYDRGWREAESHDAFDTLFFNERGELTEGGRSNIFVMLDGRWWTPPLSSGVLPGVMRGVLLDDPDMQAGERVLTREDVLNAQALLLCNALRGALPARIIV
- the dnaJ gene encoding molecular chaperone DnaJ; amino-acid sequence: MAKRDYYEILGVAKNASDDEIKKAYRKLAMKHHPDRNPGNKDAEEHFKEVKEAYEMLSDSQKRAAYDQYGHAGVDPNMAGAGAQGFGGFADAFGDIFGDIFGQAAAGGRGGRGGPQVYRGADLRYSMEITLEQAAHGYDTQIRVPSWASCEICHGSGAKPGTKPETCPTCNGSGAVRMSQGFFSIQQTCPKCHGTGTYIPEPCTHCHGAGKTKETKTLEVKIPAGIDDGMRIRSAGNGEPGINGGPSGDLYVEIHIKAHAVFERDGDDLHCQMPIPFTKAALGGEIEVPTLAGRASFTVPEGTQSGKTFRLRGKGIKGLRSSIAGDLYVHVQVETPVKLTDSQRDLLQQFEKSLVEGGARHSPQSKSWFDRVKSFFD
- the dnaK gene encoding molecular chaperone DnaK, whose amino-acid sequence is MGKIIGIDLGTTNSCVALMEGNQVKVIENSEGARTTPSIIAYMDDNEVLVGAPAKRQSVTNPKNTLYAVKRLIGRRFEEKEVQKDIGLMPYKIVKHDNGDAWVEAHGQKLAPSQISAEVLRKMKKTAEDYLGETVTEAVITVPAYFNDSQRQATKDAGRIAGLDVKRIINEPTAAALAFGLDKAEKGDRKIAVFDLGGGTFDISIIEIADVDGEMQFEVLSTNGDTFLGGEDFDQRIIDYIIGEFKKEQGVDLSKDVLALQRLKEAAEKAKIELSSGQQTEINLPYITADASGPKHLNLKITRAKLEALVEDLIERTIEPCRVAIKDAGVKVGEIDDVILVGGQTRMPKVQEKVKEFFGKDPRRDVNPDEAVAVGAAIQGQVLSGDRKDVLLLDVTPLSLGIETLGGVMTKMINKNTTIPTKHAQVYSTADDNQGAVTIKVFQGEREMAAGNKLLGEFNLEGIPPAPRGVPQIEVSFDIDANGILHVGAKDKATGKENRITIKANSGLSEAEIEKMVKDAEANAEEDHKLRELADARNQGDALVHSTKKALTEYGDKLDAGEKEKIEAALKDLEETLKSGSSDKAAIEAKIETVATASQKLGEKMYADMQAQGAAGAAGAGAAGAEAAAAGQSQQADDVVDAEFKEVKKD
- a CDS encoding thioredoxin family protein, producing MASIPVDSTAFAVFDMQALTADTFDAGIQSAGDDLAVVFFWGLDCFNCEIAKKAMLAQPDAIRALGLRWFHSNVYEHRELGRRFVLHGVPTWFFFHRGKRLGRATGWHGLAQFEAAVAAAREKIRAASVDPPGAGAAGAG